A genomic region of Manihot esculenta cultivar AM560-2 chromosome 15, M.esculenta_v8, whole genome shotgun sequence contains the following coding sequences:
- the LOC110602088 gene encoding putative pentatricopeptide repeat-containing protein At1g12700, mitochondrial: protein MAKLSLTRTISLASAFRSFHSPLLMGIIHSATLLFTCSSYSSSSSRSTSKRAHKDASLRSKFYSASFRDVDDALASFNHIILMRPLPSIDKFGRFLSALVRIKQYHTVVSLFRKIELLGISHDVYSLNIFINCYCRLHNVDFAFSILGKFFKLGVKPDIVTFNTLINGLCKEGKINRGVELFNDVVARGFQPDINTYNVMINALCKCGKTNMAIGLVKGMVERGCEPDAVTYSTIIDKLCKDGLVAEGLDLFSQMRNKGVSPNVVTYTCLIHGLCNFGELNQALSLLDEMMVQNISPDVYTFSILIDNLFKEGMVSKVQDIFNMMVEWGIKPNVVTYCSLMNGYCLHNQVDEARKAFDLMVSRGFANVFSYNILINGYCKCKRIDEATEIFGQMSRKGLVPDSVTYNTLIKGMWQAGRSQTALELFKNMCNHGQQPDRITFKILLDGLYKQGPLDEALNNIQRELFTL from the coding sequence ATGGCTAAACTGAGTTTAACGAGAACCATTTCGTTAGCCTCAGCTTTCCGGAGCTTCCACTCTCCACTGTTAATGGGTATCATTCATTCTGCAACCCTATTATTTACTTGTTCTTCCTATTCTTCTTCTAGTTCTAGATCTACTTCAAAGCGCGCACACAAAGATGCAAGCTTGAGATCTAAATTCTATTCTGCTTCTTTTAGAGACGTTGATGATGCCCTAGCTTCTTTTAATCACATCATTCTTATGCGTCCTCTACCTTCTATTGATAAATTTGGTCGATTTTTATCTGCTCTTGTTAGAATAAAACAATACCACACGGTGGTTTCATTGTTCAGAAAAATTGAGTTGTTAGGAATCTCACACGATGTTTATTCCCTTAACATCTTTATTAATTGCTACTGCCGCTTACACAATGTGGATTTTGCCTTCTCAATTTTGGGGAAATTCTTCAAACTAGGAGTGAAGCCTGACATTGTCACATTTAATACCTTAATTAATGGGCTCTGTAAAGAGGGTAAAATCAATAGAGGAGTGGAACTTTTCAATGATGTTGTTGCAAGAGGTTTTCAACCTGACATTAATACTTACAATGTGATGATAAATGCTCTGTGTAAATGTGGGAAAACAAATATGGCTATTGGATTGGTAAAGGGAATGGTTGAGAGAGGATGTGAACCAGATGCAGTGACCTATAGCACAATCATTGATAAACTTTGCAAGGATGGTCTAGTTGCCGAGGGATTGGACCTCttctctcaaatgaggaacAAAGGCGTTTCACCTAATGTTGTCACTTACACATGCCTAATTCATGGTCTTTGCAATTTCGGCGAACTGAATCAAGCTTTGTCCTTGCTGGATGAGATGATGGTGCAGAATATATCGCCAGATGTTTATACCTTTAGTATATTGATAGACAATCTGTTTAAGGAGGGCATGGTTTCAAAGGTTCAAGACATTTTCAACATGATGGTTGAGTGGGGTATAAAGCCTAATGTGGTTACTTATTGTTCATTGATGAATGGATATTGTCTCCACAACCAAGTGGATGAGGCTAGGAAGGCATTTGATCTAATGGTAAGCAGAGGCTTTGCTAATGTATTCAGCTACAACATCTTAATTAATGGATATTGCAAGTGTAAAAGGATCGATGAAGCGACAGAAATTTTTGGTCAAATGTCTCGTAAAGGTCTAGTTCCTGACTCTGTTACTTACAATACTCTTATAAAGGGCATGTGGCAAGCAGGGAGGTCCCAGACTGCATTAGAGCTTTTCAAGAACATGTGCAATCATGGTCAGCAGCCAGATAGAATAACTTTCAAAATCTTGCTCGACGGCTTGTACAAACAAGGGCCTCTTGATGAAGCACTTAACAATATTCAAAGGGAATTGTTCACTCTATAA